A part of Vigna radiata var. radiata cultivar VC1973A chromosome 11, Vradiata_ver6, whole genome shotgun sequence genomic DNA contains:
- the LOC106777339 gene encoding uncharacterized protein LOC106777339 isoform X2 — MGSRKVVLFLMVFLAVCMVTCRPWDDDLGKDTKAKAEDAKNFASGVLHNAEDKTPSFSDFGAEEDKEKQPTENMMNNVEDVATSAAGTMKSAASGASDYASEKATDAVEAVSGAMAQGKEKMNDAYDEDGKVIKMPTDIDNGRDKMREKIGDTYDDAKEKIQTASDKASSVAHNAKDNMDESIEYVKDRAGNAYDEGKQKMNLASEKFSDTKASEVYDEARDKVKGAMDCGNMDVDGFDEANDSKDNIGVRNEYGRDKVAETFDQAKREVEEAYASAKNTMTEEANAKYEAAKEKASDAAGDVGAKMRNTPNQ; from the exons atGGGAAGCAGAAAGGTTGTGTTGTTCTTGATGGTGTTTCTTGCAGTCTGTATGGTGACATGCAGGCCTTGGGATGACGATCTGGGTAAGGATACCAAAGCCAAAGCAGAGGACGCAAAGAACTTTGCCTCCGGCGTGCTGCATAATGCCGAGGATAAAACGCCGTCTTTCTCTGA CTTCGGGGCTGAAGAGGATAAAGAAAAACAACCGACTGAAAACATGATGAATAATGTAGAAGATGTTGCCACGAGTGCCGCAGGGACAATGAAGTCTGCAGCATCAG GAGCTTCGGATTATGCTTCCGAGAAGGCTACGGATGCCGTGGAAGCAGTTTCAGGGGCCATGGCACAAGGAAAGGAGAAAATGAACGACGCTTATGATGAAGATGGCAAGGTCATCAAAATGCCAACAGATATTGATAATGGAAGAgacaaaatgagagaaaaaattggAGACACCTACGACGATGCGAAGGAAAAAATTCAGACTGCTTCAGATAAGGCTTCAAGTGTGGCTCACAATGCCAAAGATAACATGGATGAGTCCATAGAATATGTAAAAGATAGAGCAGGCAATGCCTATGACGAAGGTAAGCAGAAAATGAACCTGGCATCAGAGAAATTCTCCGATACTAAAGCAAGTGAGGTTTATGATGAAGCTAGGGATAAAGTGAAAGGAGCAATGGATTGTGGAAATATGGATGTGGATGGCTTCGATGAGGCCAATGATTCTAAAGATAACATAGGCGTGCGAAATGAATATGGAAGGGACAAAGTAGCCGAAACTTTTGACCAGGCTAAACGTGAAGTGGAGGAAGCATACGCATCAGCAAAGAATACAATGACTGAAGAGGCAAACGCTAAGTACGAGGCTGCAAAGGAGAAGGCTTCAGATGCTGCAGGAGATGTCGGAGCTAAGATGAGAAACACCCCAAACCAATGA
- the LOC106777339 gene encoding seed biotin-containing protein SBP65 isoform X1, with protein MGSRKVVLFLMVFLAVCMVTCRPWDDDLGKDTKAKAEDAKNFASGVLHNAEDKTPSFSESFGAEEDKEKQPTENMMNNVEDVATSAAGTMKSAASGASDYASEKATDAVEAVSGAMAQGKEKMNDAYDEDGKVIKMPTDIDNGRDKMREKIGDTYDDAKEKIQTASDKASSVAHNAKDNMDESIEYVKDRAGNAYDEGKQKMNLASEKFSDTKASEVYDEARDKVKGAMDCGNMDVDGFDEANDSKDNIGVRNEYGRDKVAETFDQAKREVEEAYASAKNTMTEEANAKYEAAKEKASDAAGDVGAKMRNTPNQ; from the exons atGGGAAGCAGAAAGGTTGTGTTGTTCTTGATGGTGTTTCTTGCAGTCTGTATGGTGACATGCAGGCCTTGGGATGACGATCTGGGTAAGGATACCAAAGCCAAAGCAGAGGACGCAAAGAACTTTGCCTCCGGCGTGCTGCATAATGCCGAGGATAAAACGCCGTCTTTCTCTGA AAGCTTCGGGGCTGAAGAGGATAAAGAAAAACAACCGACTGAAAACATGATGAATAATGTAGAAGATGTTGCCACGAGTGCCGCAGGGACAATGAAGTCTGCAGCATCAG GAGCTTCGGATTATGCTTCCGAGAAGGCTACGGATGCCGTGGAAGCAGTTTCAGGGGCCATGGCACAAGGAAAGGAGAAAATGAACGACGCTTATGATGAAGATGGCAAGGTCATCAAAATGCCAACAGATATTGATAATGGAAGAgacaaaatgagagaaaaaattggAGACACCTACGACGATGCGAAGGAAAAAATTCAGACTGCTTCAGATAAGGCTTCAAGTGTGGCTCACAATGCCAAAGATAACATGGATGAGTCCATAGAATATGTAAAAGATAGAGCAGGCAATGCCTATGACGAAGGTAAGCAGAAAATGAACCTGGCATCAGAGAAATTCTCCGATACTAAAGCAAGTGAGGTTTATGATGAAGCTAGGGATAAAGTGAAAGGAGCAATGGATTGTGGAAATATGGATGTGGATGGCTTCGATGAGGCCAATGATTCTAAAGATAACATAGGCGTGCGAAATGAATATGGAAGGGACAAAGTAGCCGAAACTTTTGACCAGGCTAAACGTGAAGTGGAGGAAGCATACGCATCAGCAAAGAATACAATGACTGAAGAGGCAAACGCTAAGTACGAGGCTGCAAAGGAGAAGGCTTCAGATGCTGCAGGAGATGTCGGAGCTAAGATGAGAAACACCCCAAACCAATGA
- the LOC106777339 gene encoding uncharacterized protein ECU03_1610 isoform X4, which produces MMNNVEDVATSAAGTMKSAASGASDYASEKATDAVEAVSGAMAQGKEKMNDAYDEDGKVIKMPTDIDNGRDKMREKIGDTYDDAKEKIQTASDKASSVAHNAKDNMDESIEYVKDRAGNAYDEGKQKMNLASEKFSDTKASEVYDEARDKVKGAMDCGNMDVDGFDEANDSKDNIGVRNEYGRDKVAETFDQAKREVEEAYASAKNTMTEEANAKYEAAKEKASDAAGDVGAKMRNTPNQ; this is translated from the exons ATGATGAATAATGTAGAAGATGTTGCCACGAGTGCCGCAGGGACAATGAAGTCTGCAGCATCAG GAGCTTCGGATTATGCTTCCGAGAAGGCTACGGATGCCGTGGAAGCAGTTTCAGGGGCCATGGCACAAGGAAAGGAGAAAATGAACGACGCTTATGATGAAGATGGCAAGGTCATCAAAATGCCAACAGATATTGATAATGGAAGAgacaaaatgagagaaaaaattggAGACACCTACGACGATGCGAAGGAAAAAATTCAGACTGCTTCAGATAAGGCTTCAAGTGTGGCTCACAATGCCAAAGATAACATGGATGAGTCCATAGAATATGTAAAAGATAGAGCAGGCAATGCCTATGACGAAGGTAAGCAGAAAATGAACCTGGCATCAGAGAAATTCTCCGATACTAAAGCAAGTGAGGTTTATGATGAAGCTAGGGATAAAGTGAAAGGAGCAATGGATTGTGGAAATATGGATGTGGATGGCTTCGATGAGGCCAATGATTCTAAAGATAACATAGGCGTGCGAAATGAATATGGAAGGGACAAAGTAGCCGAAACTTTTGACCAGGCTAAACGTGAAGTGGAGGAAGCATACGCATCAGCAAAGAATACAATGACTGAAGAGGCAAACGCTAAGTACGAGGCTGCAAAGGAGAAGGCTTCAGATGCTGCAGGAGATGTCGGAGCTAAGATGAGAAACACCCCAAACCAATGA
- the LOC106776656 gene encoding uncharacterized protein LOC106776656 produces the protein MGYLQFGRHGVRKIIRSRDISYDNVVVNPLLFASQGFRYKRKLQVILTTDIDKLGKAGDTVKVAPGYFRNHLMPKLLAFPNSDKFAYLLNEQRKVFFFFKVARQLCVNIAADNLHLPLPLSTLGEYEVPLRLPISIPLPEGKANWSLKVKIRSK, from the exons ATGGGTTATCTTCAATTTGGAAGACATGGTGTTAGGAAGATTATTAGATCTAGAGATATCAGTTATGATAATGTTGTGGTAAACCCACTCCTGTTTGCTTCCCAAGGGTTTCGTTACAAGAGGAAGCTCCAAGTCATCCTTACAACT GACATAGATAAGCTGGGAAAGGCAGGTGATACTGTCAAAGTTGCCCCTGGATATTTTCGCAATCACCTAATGCCTAAGCTCCTTGCTTTCCCTAACAGTGATAAGTTTGCTTATCTTCTCAACGAGCAGCgcaaggtgttttttttt TTTAAGGTGGCGAGACAACTCTGCGTGAACATTGCAGCCGATAACCTGCATCTTCCATTACCTTTATCGACGTTGGGAGAATATGAGGTGCCACTGCGATTACCAATATCCATCCCCCTGCCAGAGGGCAAGGCTAATTGGAGTTTGAAAGTTAAAATCAGGAGTAAATAA
- the LOC111240545 gene encoding uncharacterized protein LOC111240545, producing MKASHRLSKMFRGARNAGEHPYWLGENIWNSCTLEFRRVLQQHQPSSSTHSVDEAIQRLTQLLQEREQENRELREECSDLRTEFTNFKSLVMRALSQASDTTSTVPSTQPRPSSSPASLSSPDQSNPHKSSHLQRISRMMKMELMTITGDQSRDIVLVLATNRPSDLDSTVTDRIDEVIEFSLPGEEERLKLLKLYLNKYLCDDSDGSKGGFLLKKQPQKITIKDLSEDDFREAAKKTEGFSGREIAKLMASVQAAVYGRPDCILDSQLFKEIVDYKVVEHHQRLKLAAEDEADLEESFRHY from the exons atgaaagcatctcatcggcTCTCAAAGATGTTCAGGGGTGCCCGCAATGCAGGGGAGCACCCTTACTGGTTGGGCGAGAACATTTGGAACTCTTGCACATTGGAATTCCGCAGAGTTTTGCAACAA caccaaccttcttcttccacccATTCTGTTGATGAGGCCATCCAGCGCTTGACACAGCTGCTACAGGAACGTGAACAGGAAAACCGTGAATTGAGAGAAGAATGCAGTGACTTGAGAACCGAGTTTACAAActtcaagtccctggtcatgagagCGCTGTCTCAAGCTTCAGACACTACTTCCACCGTCCCATCGACCCAGCCACGACCCTCCTCGTCACCCGCGTCCCTCAGCAGCCCAGATCAGTCCAACCCACACAAGTCCAGCCATCTGCAAAGGATCAGCAGGATGATGAAGATGGAGCTGATGACTAT AACTGGTGATCAATCTCGAGACATAGTATTGGTTCTTGCAACAAACAGACCGAGTGATCTTGATAGTACAGTTACTGATCGCATTGATGAAGTGATTGAATTTTCGCTTCCGGGAGAGGAAGAGCGTCTGAAGTTATTGAAGCtctatttaaacaaatatttatgtgATGACAGTGATGGTTCTAAGGGAGGCTTCTTGCTGAAGAAGCAGCCTCAAAAGATTACTATAAAAGATTTATCAGAGGATGACTTTAGAGAAGCTGCGAAGAAAACGGAGGGATTTTCAGGCCGTGAGATAGCCAAACTCATGGCTAGTGTCCAAGCTGCTGTCTATGGGCGCCCAGACTGCATCTTGGATTCCCAGTTGTTTAAAGAGATTGTAGATTACAAGGTGGTGGAACATCACCAACGACTAAAACTAGCAGCTGAAG ATGAAGCAGATTTAGAAGAATCTTTCCGGCATTATTAA
- the LOC106776406 gene encoding splicing factor 3A subunit 2-like yields MTAVAGCSIIAREAIGGGCSGGLRGFILLCILAPVVFFLARGFYAAVHPSPTTAVHPPPTPPTPVIHLPPPTPAVRPPPPPTPAAEPVPPPPPVIITLTPSPHPTSIPSSSSRPPSETATPCADSTSDGDGVDPPLHDRPWIEPYGKRFIPSRVASQAITRVIKQQYLTPWPTWGSIPIDNRKSFWERFKMKVQ; encoded by the exons ATGACGGCTGTTGCTGG GTGTTCCATTATCGCTAGGGAGGCTATTGGAGGGGGCTGTAGTGGAG GGCTGAGAGGTTTCATTCTCCTCTGCATTCTTGCGCCAGTGGTTTTCTTCCTTGCTCGGGGATTCTACGCTGCTG TACACCCTTCCCCTACTActgcagtacaccctccccctactcCTCCTACCCCTGTAATACACcttcctcctcctacccctgcagtacgccctcctcctcctcctacccctgcagCAGAGCCTGTTCCTCCTCCTCCCCCTGTGATTATTACCCTCACTCCTTCCCCTCACCCTACCtctataccttcctcatctTCTAGACCGCCTTCTGAGACTGCCACACCATGTGCTGATTCAACTAGTGATGGTGACGGTGTTGACCCGCCCCTCCATGATCGACCatggattgagccatatggCAAAAG GTTTATCCCATCCAGGGTTGCTTCCCAAGCTATCACACGAGTCATTAAGCAACAGTATTTGACTCCATGGCCTACTTGGGGATCAATACCTATAGACAATAGAAAGTCATTCTGGGAGCGTTTTAAG ATGAAGGTGCAGTGA
- the LOC106777441 gene encoding epoxide hydrolase 4: protein MVNVVTAYGWLLHWLVRAVGLTPYMVEIEPGTVIKFWGPCDAVSSGKCLSSKPVVVLLHGFCGDGIINWQCQVAALTRDYAVYVPDLLFFGGSVTDKAERSPEFQAECLAAGLGKLGVEKCVLVGFSYGGFVALKMAEMYVEMVEGAVVSGAVVAITENVVLRAVEGIGYSSCSEMLLPVSVGELKTLLSVACYRNLSLPNRFYADFLQAMYSNRKERAELLEALVISYKEIKIPKFHQRIHLLWGEDDKIFKLEFAQKMKEKLGNNATYEGIKSAGHLVHLERPWVYNKSLKQFLSSVFPLPGDKN, encoded by the exons ATGGTTAACGTTGTCACAGCATATGGTTGGTTGTTGCATTGGCTAGTGAGGGCGGTGGGGTTGACACCTTATATGGTGGAGATAGAGCCAGGGACGGTTATAAAATTCTGGGGGCCATGCGACGCCGTTTCGAGCGGCAAATGCCTTTCTTCCAAACCAGTGGTGGTTCTCCTGCACGGCTTCTGCGGCGACGGAATCATCAACTGGCAGTGTCAGGTAGCAGCTTTGACGAGAGACTACGCGGTCTATGTGCCGGACCTTCTCTTTTTCGGTGGATCCGTCACCGATAAGGCGGAACGGTCGCCGGAGTTTCAAGCGGAGTGTTTGGCGGCAGGGTTGGGGAAGCTCGGGGTGGAGAAGTGCGTTTTGGTTGGGTTCAGTTATGGAGGGTTTGTGGCGTTGAAAATGGCTGAGATGTACGTTGAGATGGTGGAGGGTGCAGTGGTGTCTGGCGCCGTTGTGGCTATTACGGAGAACGTAGTTTTGAGAGCAGTGGAAGGGATTGGGTATTCATCGTGTTCGGAGATGTTGTTGCCGGTGTCCGTTGGGGAACTGAAGACCCTTCTTTCCGTTGCTTGTTACAGAAATCTCTCCTTACCCAACCGTTTCTATGCAGACTTCTTACAG GCAATGTACTCAAATAGGAAGGAGCGAGCTGAGCTGTTGGAGGCCTTAGTCATTAGCTACAAAGAGATCAAAATCCCAAAATTTCACCAG CGAATACATCTTCTATGGGGTGAGGATGACAAAATTTTTAAACTAGAGTTTGCGCAGAAAATGAAAGA GAAGTTGGGAAATAATGCAACATATGAAGGCATAAAGAGTGCGGGTCACCTGGTTCACCTGGAGCGACCCTGGGTCTATAATAAGAGCCTCAAGCAATTTCTTTCCTCTGTTTTTCCATTGCCAGGTGACAAAAACTGA
- the LOC106777339 gene encoding protein DR_1172 isoform X3, with protein MGSRKVVLFLMVFLAVCMVTCRPWDDDLGKDTKAKAEDAKNFASGVLHNAEDKTPSFSESFGAEEDKEKQPTENMMNNVEDVATSAAGTMKSAASGASDYASEKATDAVEAVSGAMAQGKEKMNDAYDEDGKVIKMPTDIDNGRDKMREKIGDTYDDAKEKIQTASDKASSVAHNAKDNMDESIEYVKDRAGNAYDEARDKVKGAMDCGNMDVDGFDEANDSKDNIGVRNEYGRDKVAETFDQAKREVEEAYASAKNTMTEEANAKYEAAKEKASDAAGDVGAKMRNTPNQ; from the exons atGGGAAGCAGAAAGGTTGTGTTGTTCTTGATGGTGTTTCTTGCAGTCTGTATGGTGACATGCAGGCCTTGGGATGACGATCTGGGTAAGGATACCAAAGCCAAAGCAGAGGACGCAAAGAACTTTGCCTCCGGCGTGCTGCATAATGCCGAGGATAAAACGCCGTCTTTCTCTGA AAGCTTCGGGGCTGAAGAGGATAAAGAAAAACAACCGACTGAAAACATGATGAATAATGTAGAAGATGTTGCCACGAGTGCCGCAGGGACAATGAAGTCTGCAGCATCAG GAGCTTCGGATTATGCTTCCGAGAAGGCTACGGATGCCGTGGAAGCAGTTTCAGGGGCCATGGCACAAGGAAAGGAGAAAATGAACGACGCTTATGATGAAGATGGCAAGGTCATCAAAATGCCAACAGATATTGATAATGGAAGAgacaaaatgagagaaaaaattggAGACACCTACGACGATGCGAAGGAAAAAATTCAGACTGCTTCAGATAAGGCTTCAAGTGTGGCTCACAATGCCAAAGATAACATGGATGAGTCCATAGAATATGTAAAAGATAGAGCAGGCAATGCCTATGACGAAG CTAGGGATAAAGTGAAAGGAGCAATGGATTGTGGAAATATGGATGTGGATGGCTTCGATGAGGCCAATGATTCTAAAGATAACATAGGCGTGCGAAATGAATATGGAAGGGACAAAGTAGCCGAAACTTTTGACCAGGCTAAACGTGAAGTGGAGGAAGCATACGCATCAGCAAAGAATACAATGACTGAAGAGGCAAACGCTAAGTACGAGGCTGCAAAGGAGAAGGCTTCAGATGCTGCAGGAGATGTCGGAGCTAAGATGAGAAACACCCCAAACCAATGA
- the LOC106776405 gene encoding zinc-finger homeodomain protein 6 — translation METHTKQSLMEMGGQDKEIEIPTSLGYNLHNRDSSSSSSKLSSPTLGERSTTTHHDHHRDQLHHHQTHTLIFNDPPHHNLYPPPPPPPLAPRQPHTLTPDPDLTTPIPPTSNPLTTPHPHITTIPPPPPPPAATTTTTSTPSIRYRECLRNHAASMGSHVVDGCGEFMASGEEGTPESLRCAACECHRNFHRKEVDGELQPQQPPPLSLVQQQQQQHVPNYHSYYPNKHNGHLHYPTPSPSSLLHHHRLVGSSGTPSLVPPVMMAFGGPAESSSEDLNMFQSNTGGAQLSVQAPLSSKKRFRTKFSQHQKDRMMEFAEKIGWKIQKHNEQEVQQFCSQAGVKRQVFKVWMHNNKKHPM, via the coding sequence ATGGAAACCCACACAAAGCAAAGTCTGATGGAAATGGGAGGCCAAGATAAGGAAATAGAGATACCAACAAGTTTAGGTTACAACCTTCACAACAGagattcttcttcttcctcttccaagCTCTCTTCTCCAACACTTGGTGAAAGAAGTACTACCACTCATCATGATCATCATCGTGAtcaacttcatcatcatcaaactcACACATTAATCTTCAACGACCCACCTCACCATAATCTCTAcccaccaccacctcctcctcctcttgCACCTCGTCAACCTCATACACTCACACCAGATCCAGATCTAACCACCCCAATTCCTCCCACATCGAATCCTCTAACAACACCACACCCCCACATAACAACaataccaccaccaccaccaccacctgcagcaacaacaacaacaacctcaACCCCGTCGATCAGGTACCGAGAATGTCTTCGGAACCACGCCGCAAGCATGGGGAGCCACGTGGTCGATGGCTGTGGAGAGTTCATGGCAAGTGGCGAAGAAGGTACGCCGGAATCACTAAGATGCGCCGCGTGTGAGTGTCACCGCAACTTCCACAGGAAAGAGGTTGACGGGGAGTTACAGCCACAACAACCACCGCCACTGTCACTGGTacagcaacagcaacaacaacatgtTCCCAATTATCACAGCTACTACCCGAACAAGCACAATGGGCACCTTCACTACCCTACTCCCTCTCCTTCTTCCCTCCTCCATCATCACAGATTGGTTGGTAGCAGTGGTACACCGAGTTTGGTTCCCCCAGTGATGATGGCCTTTGGAGGCCCAGCTGAGTCCTCAAGTGAAGATCTCAACATGTTTCAGTCCAACACCGGAGGAGCACAGTTATCAGTGCAGGCGCCACTTTCTTCCAAGAAGAGGTTTAGGACTAAATTCTCTCAGCACCAGAAGGATAGGATGATGGAGTTTGCTGAAAAGATTGGTTGGAAGATTCAGAAACATAATGAACAGGAGGTACAGCAGTTTTGTTCTCAAGCGGGCGTAAAGAGACAAGTTTTCAAGGTTTGGATGCACAATAACAAGAAGCACCCAATGTAA